A region from the Candidatus Desulfatibia profunda genome encodes:
- a CDS encoding Zeta toxin family protein yields the protein MKKKCYIIAGPNGAGKTTFATEFLPIEAECLNFINVDLIAQGLSPFQPDKMAVEAGRLMIKHINECVNRSESFAFETTLSGKGYINKIKKWKPKQYEIIIYYLKIPSVEFAIERVKLRVTLGGHNVPEQDIIRRFERSWTNFQQIYKPLADSWIVFDTSGNQPVILDESES from the coding sequence CGCAGGGAAAACAACATTTGCAACTGAATTTCTTCCAATTGAAGCCGAATGTCTGAATTTCATAAATGTAGATTTGATCGCTCAAGGCCTGTCGCCTTTTCAACCGGACAAAATGGCTGTCGAAGCAGGAAGGTTAATGATTAAGCATATTAACGAATGTGTTAATCGGAGTGAATCCTTTGCTTTTGAAACAACACTTAGCGGCAAGGGGTATATCAATAAAATAAAAAAATGGAAGCCGAAACAATATGAAATCATAATTTATTATCTCAAAATCCCGTCAGTGGAGTTCGCCATTGAACGTGTGAAACTGAGAGTTACCCTAGGTGGCCATAATGTCCCTGAGCAGGACATCATACGTCGATTTGAAAGAAGTTGGACCAACTTTCAACAGATATACAAACCTCTGGCTGACTCATGGATTGTTTTTGACACATCTGGGAACCAGCCTGTTATACTTGACGAATCGGAGAGTTAA